CTTCCGTGCTGCCCAGGATTAGCAGGATTGACACCAGCACCAAGGCCAGGGGCAGAAATATTTTCTTCACGGGCTTATCCTCGTAAGGTGGCTAAGGCGTCCCCACAGACGGGGCGCCGATCTTATGGATGTTGTTTACAGTCAGCGCGATTCAGTCTTCGATGCGTTTTATCAGCACGTCGCGGTAGCGGTCCAGTTCGTCCAAAACCTTGCCGGCGCCTTTCACCACACACTCCAGGGCGTCCGGCACCACATAGACAGGCAAGTCCACGGTTTTGGAAATCTTTTCGTCCAGACCTTTCAGCATGGCCCCGCCGCCGGTGAGGAAGATGCCGCGTTCTGCGATATCGGCTGAAAGTTCCGGCGCTGTGCGTTCAAACAGTCTCTTTATGGCGTCTACCATGGTCGCAATTGTCTCTGAAAGCGCTTCCCGCACCTCTTCTGAGCTGATCTTGATGGTCACCGGGAAACCGGAAACGATGTCGCGTCCGCGCACGTCCATGGTGAGTTCTTCTTTCAACGGATAGGCGCTGCCGATTGTCATCTTGATCTTTTCAGCGGTTTGCAGGCCGACGTGGAGATTGTTTTTCTTGCGCAGATAGCTGATGATGTCGTTGTCCATCTTATCGCCGCCCACACGGATGGAATTGTGCACCACGATGTGGGAGAGCGAGATAACGGCGATTTCGCTGGTGCCGCCGCCAATGTCCATCACCATGTTGCCAAAGGCTTCTTCGATGGGCAGGTCCGCCCCGATGGCCGCGGCCACAGGCTCGGAAACCAGATAAACTTCCCTGGCCCCGGCATGCAAAGCACTGTCCCGCACGGCCCGTTTTTCCACTTCCGTGATTCCCGAAGGCACGCAGACGATGACCCGCGGACGCACCAGCAGGCGCTTTCTTTGAGCCCGCAGGATCAGGTCGCGCAGCATCAGCTCCGTCACCTGGAAATCCGCTATCACGCCGTCTTTCATGGGTTTGACAACCCGCACTTCATCAGGGTTTTTGCCCAGCATCACCTTGGCCTGCTGGCCGATGGCGATGATCTTTTTACTGTCGTTGGAAACCGCCACCACCGAGGGTTCGTCAATAACTATGCCCGCGTTCTTTTTGTAAACAAGGGTGTTAGCCGTGCCCAGATCGATGGCGATGTCGTTGGCTTTCATGCCGACATGATCGAAAAATGACATTCAAACTCCTCTGTATCAAGCCTCAAGCGATGCGCGAGGCTCTCCAAAATAATAAAATCCTAAACTAAGGCAAGGTTTTTCTCCGGCTAAGCTCTGTCAAGTTAAAATGTTGCATCCCTTCCATTTTTCTTTACGCAGCCGATTGGGTTTTTCGCCACCCCGTTCCGACTGGCTAATTTTGCCCTGACTCCCTCCGTTGTTAAGTCAAATGATGCTATCTTGTTTGGATTTTTATTGGCTCTCTTTTATAACTGGGTGGATAAGCCCGGAGGGCTCGAAACAGGCGGATGCCCATTCAATTTGAAAGAAAGCCATATTGAAGCGATGTCCTTTGGCCGTTAAGGCCCTTTCCCGGGGCTCGATAACGCCTCCCGTATAATGCCCGCATTTGATGCGAGTATTAGGCGAGGGGCGTGAGAGAGGCATGGACTTGAGCGCTAAGGGTGTGACTGGCAGGATAGCGCGGAGGGTAAGCATACCTCTTTAAAATCAAGTGGATACGGGCTCTCAAACTAAAAGCAGTCGGCTCTATCTGAAAGGGAGCCAAACTTGGCTTGGCTCCCGGAATCGTTATGGTGTTTAGGATATTATAAGGACCTGATGAGACAATCAGTTCTGCTGTTTTCTATCCTCAATATACTGCTTGATCTCCTCGCGTTCCTTGTCGAAGCCGGCCTTCCCCATGAGGGCGTAAGTGGCGATTTTGCCGGCTTCCACGCCAGGCTGGTCCAATGGATTGATATGCAGCAACTTGCCGGTGAAAACGGTCTGGATTTCGAACATCATGATGAACTCGCCGAGGTGGAATTCGTCGAGGGCAGGGAAAACGATATTGCAGTTGGGGCGGTTGGCTTTGGTGAGGGCGATTTCGGTGGCAAGGCGTTCGGCGTTAAGCAGTTCGGAAAGTTTCCTGCCGCCGAGGTAGCTGACCTCCGCGCGGTCGGGATGGAGGTTGGGAATGCTGAAATCGTGGGCAAAGTTTTCAACCCTGAGGAAAGTGAAGACTTTGTCGTTCGGGCCTTCGGTGTAAAGCTGCACCTGGGAATGCTGGTCCGTGGTGCCCAGCGCTTTCACCGGGGTCTGGCCAACCATGATTTCGCGACCCTTCACGTCATGGCGTTTGCCCAGAGATTCGGCCCAGAGTTGGCGATACCAGTCCGCGAGGTCGTAAAGCGAATTGGAATAGGGCATCATCACAGAGATGTTTTTGCCCTCTCGCATGTAAAGATAGTGGAGCAGACCGTTCAGATAGGCCGGATTGCCGAATTCATCAAGGTTTTCACAGCGCGACCGCATGGAGGCGGCACCGCTGAGGAGTTTGCGAATCCTGATGCCCGCGAAAGCTGATGAGAGCAAGCCGACATCGGTAAGCACGGAAAAGCGCCCGCCCACGTTGTCCGGCACCACGAAGGAGGGATAGCCTTCGTCTTTGATCACCTGGCGCAGAAAGCCTTTCTCGCGGTCGGTGGTGATGATCAGCCGTTTGGTGTAATCCGCTGGATAACGCTTGCGGATGAGATCTGCCAGAATCATGTATCCAGCCATGGTTTCGGCGGTGGTGCCGCTTTTGGTGATCACGTTGAAGAGGGTGGTGTCGAGGTCGATCTGGGCCAGGATTTCGTGCAGGAAAACGGGATCGACGTTATCGTAAACCAAAACCCGGCGGGGCAGCTCGCGTTCCGTTCGCAGCGCGGAATATAGAGCTCGGTTGCCAAGAGCGGAACCGCCGATGCCCAGCACCACGAGGGTTTCAAAACGGGGATCGAGGCTGGCCACGAAATCTTCTATGGGGCAAACGTCATATTCCGGCAGGTCGTAAAAGCCCAGGATATTGGAGTGGCGGTCGGCCTGGATCTCTTCGTGGGCCTGCATGC
This DNA window, taken from Candidatus Cloacimonadota bacterium, encodes the following:
- a CDS encoding glucose-6-phosphate isomerase, which translates into the protein MLRFEHFNLLHSEALPTAIPAAKVKDYYYACMQAHEEIQADRHSNILGFYDLPEYDVCPIEDFVASLDPRFETLVVLGIGGSALGNRALYSALRTERELPRRVLVYDNVDPVFLHEILAQIDLDTTLFNVITKSGTTAETMAGYMILADLIRKRYPADYTKRLIITTDREKGFLRQVIKDEGYPSFVVPDNVGGRFSVLTDVGLLSSAFAGIRIRKLLSGAASMRSRCENLDEFGNPAYLNGLLHYLYMREGKNISVMMPYSNSLYDLADWYRQLWAESLGKRHDVKGREIMVGQTPVKALGTTDQHSQVQLYTEGPNDKVFTFLRVENFAHDFSIPNLHPDRAEVSYLGGRKLSELLNAERLATEIALTKANRPNCNIVFPALDEFHLGEFIMMFEIQTVFTGKLLHINPLDQPGVEAGKIATYALMGKAGFDKEREEIKQYIEDRKQQN
- a CDS encoding rod shape-determining protein, producing MSFFDHVGMKANDIAIDLGTANTLVYKKNAGIVIDEPSVVAVSNDSKKIIAIGQQAKVMLGKNPDEVRVVKPMKDGVIADFQVTELMLRDLILRAQRKRLLVRPRVIVCVPSGITEVEKRAVRDSALHAGAREVYLVSEPVAAAIGADLPIEEAFGNMVMDIGGGTSEIAVISLSHIVVHNSIRVGGDKMDNDIISYLRKKNNLHVGLQTAEKIKMTIGSAYPLKEELTMDVRGRDIVSGFPVTIKISSEEVREALSETIATMVDAIKRLFERTAPELSADIAERGIFLTGGGAMLKGLDEKISKTVDLPVYVVPDALECVVKGAGKVLDELDRYRDVLIKRIED